In the genome of Phycisphaerae bacterium, one region contains:
- a CDS encoding BatA domain-containing protein — MFSWLSAFLLNPALAVGAGAVASPILIHLLSKRRLRRVRWAAMDFLLAAYRKNRRRIRLEQLILLMLRCLAVLLIAFMVMRPFLRSGALGALSGLGGRTERIVVIDDSYSTRYVSPRGGAGGQPVFSRLKQAAGQLTDRIAEDSPADSLTLVLTSRPRQPVVSVPSLSQDNVRKVMEQVDALSPTEGVSRMPDALSAIADQIGRTPTQANHAIYVLSDFQRSDWPATGDTPTSQTSISGDAEGPPADRGRTVPYVLIDGAMDAPPINIAITDVSSAQAKVVAGVPARFEVAVANFSDRSLDRVEFSLRTSRHTLPPVLIPTLPAGQTVREPVEVVFGQEGSDYLEARLVGGLKAADGVALDNIRIRAVEVVPAVSVLIVNGEPNTDHLRDETYLLQTALRPAGRAASGNEPTVIEEHDLEVVDLSAHDVVILANVARITAGAQRKLELFVQAGGGLVIFAGDQIDPDFYNERLYNGGRGLLPAAVNDIVTAPAGGEPFAFGSWQSGHPILRDFVDPLAGVLRQVRVYAFLGTRPEIAATTRPNGNSRGEPLDRGVTVLAQFSDADRSPAIVERPFGQGRCLLVTTSVDQEWNDWPASFSYLPLMLKIVQYAARQTLSESNALVGAPLTCPIDPTQFMPRAALRTPAYPVEPEIALEVTSTTTMASTQPAPTQGAAPHLAVVQTTATSRSGVYQFDLRRSSGDVVSRFAAVNPDPRESNLAQASREELEAVFGPSGFEYVRDIGAFTAQAFDPRTELWWPILMAALVILMLEHSLAWWFGTRG, encoded by the coding sequence ATGTTTAGCTGGCTCTCAGCATTCCTGTTGAATCCCGCCCTGGCAGTCGGCGCCGGCGCAGTGGCCAGCCCAATCCTCATCCACCTGCTTTCCAAGCGCCGGCTGCGGCGGGTTCGCTGGGCGGCGATGGATTTTCTCCTGGCGGCGTACCGAAAAAACCGCCGGCGTATCCGCCTTGAACAACTCATCCTTCTGATGTTGCGTTGCCTCGCCGTACTGCTCATCGCGTTCATGGTCATGCGGCCGTTTCTGCGTTCCGGCGCGTTGGGGGCGTTAAGCGGCCTCGGCGGAAGGACCGAACGGATTGTCGTCATCGATGACTCCTATTCCACCCGCTATGTCAGCCCTCGCGGCGGCGCGGGAGGCCAGCCGGTCTTTTCGCGTCTCAAACAGGCCGCGGGCCAACTGACCGATCGCATCGCCGAGGATTCGCCCGCTGACAGTCTGACGCTCGTCCTCACGAGTCGTCCACGGCAACCGGTCGTCTCGGTGCCGAGCCTTTCGCAGGACAACGTTCGCAAAGTGATGGAGCAGGTCGATGCCCTTTCGCCGACGGAGGGCGTGTCGCGAATGCCGGACGCCCTTTCAGCCATCGCCGACCAAATCGGCCGCACACCGACGCAGGCGAATCACGCTATCTATGTGCTCAGTGACTTTCAACGATCCGATTGGCCCGCGACGGGGGACACGCCGACGAGCCAGACCTCAATCTCCGGCGACGCTGAGGGTCCCCCGGCTGATCGCGGCCGAACGGTTCCTTATGTGCTCATTGATGGCGCGATGGACGCCCCGCCGATCAACATTGCCATCACGGACGTCAGCAGCGCACAAGCGAAAGTCGTTGCCGGCGTACCGGCGCGATTCGAGGTCGCCGTTGCCAACTTCTCCGATCGCTCCCTGGATCGTGTCGAGTTCAGCCTGCGAACTTCGCGGCACACGCTCCCGCCGGTGCTAATCCCCACCCTGCCGGCCGGCCAGACGGTCCGCGAGCCGGTCGAAGTGGTGTTTGGGCAGGAGGGCTCGGACTATCTGGAGGCACGGTTGGTCGGGGGCTTGAAGGCGGCCGACGGCGTCGCATTGGACAACATTCGCATCCGCGCGGTCGAGGTCGTGCCCGCGGTGTCGGTCCTCATTGTGAACGGCGAGCCGAACACCGATCACCTTCGAGATGAGACCTATCTCCTGCAAACGGCACTGCGTCCGGCGGGCCGCGCGGCCAGCGGCAACGAGCCGACGGTCATTGAAGAGCACGACCTGGAAGTGGTCGATCTGTCGGCGCACGACGTCGTCATCCTCGCCAACGTCGCACGCATCACCGCCGGGGCGCAGCGAAAATTGGAACTGTTCGTGCAGGCCGGCGGCGGGCTCGTGATATTTGCGGGCGATCAGATCGATCCCGACTTCTATAACGAACGGCTGTACAACGGCGGCCGCGGGCTGCTCCCGGCCGCCGTCAACGATATCGTGACCGCGCCGGCCGGAGGCGAGCCGTTTGCGTTCGGTAGTTGGCAGAGTGGTCATCCAATCCTGCGCGATTTCGTCGATCCGCTGGCGGGTGTGCTGCGACAGGTGCGTGTGTATGCGTTTCTCGGTACCCGTCCGGAGATTGCTGCGACGACGAGGCCCAATGGAAATTCCCGGGGCGAGCCGCTGGATCGCGGTGTTACCGTTCTCGCGCAATTCAGCGACGCCGACCGTTCGCCGGCCATCGTCGAACGGCCGTTTGGACAGGGGCGATGCCTTCTCGTAACGACGAGCGTGGACCAGGAGTGGAACGACTGGCCGGCGAGCTTCAGCTACCTGCCGCTGATGCTCAAGATCGTTCAATACGCCGCGCGCCAGACATTGTCGGAGAGTAATGCTCTTGTGGGCGCACCGCTGACCTGCCCGATCGATCCTACCCAATTTATGCCGCGCGCCGCGCTGCGGACACCCGCCTACCCTGTCGAGCCGGAGATCGCATTGGAGGTGACGTCGACGACCACGATGGCGTCGACCCAACCCGCGCCGACGCAGGGTGCGGCCCCGCACCTTGCGGTCGTGCAAACCACCGCGACGTCCAGGAGCGGCGTTTATCAATTCGACCTGCGCCGCAGCTCCGGCGATGTCGTTTCGCGCTTCGCCGCGGTCAACCCGGACCCCCGTGAATCCAACCTTGCCCAGGCGAGCCGGGAGGAGCTGGAGGCGGTGTTCGGTCCGTCTGGATTCGAATATGTACGCGATATCGGCGCGTTTACCGCGCAGGCGTTCGACCCGCGGACGGAGTTGTGGTGGCCGATCCTGATGGCGGCGCTGGTGATCCTGATGCTGGAACATTCGCTGGCGTGGTGGTTCGGGACGAGGGGATAA
- a CDS encoding DUF58 domain-containing protein produces the protein MPNAAQRFLRPEVLAKIGGLEFRARQVVEGFIGGMHRSPYHGYSVEFAEHREYVPGDDLRHLDWRVYGKSDRYYVKQYEEETNLRAHVLLDCSSSMRYPEHATSTGRMTKFEYAATVAASLAYLLIHQQDAVGLMLFDDDLRSHLPPSSNHAHLQAILAQLERARLERPTQTRALFTKLAGQLPRRSIAILISDLLSDVEEVVEGIEMLRHGNHEVIVLHVLDHDEREFPFQDNTLFEGLEAPDLAVTADPQSLRSEYLSVLGAFIERIRTACTNSRIDYVGLSTADPLDVALRRYLAQRAHLIKARA, from the coding sequence ATGCCCAATGCAGCACAGCGATTCCTTCGACCGGAGGTGCTCGCCAAGATCGGCGGCTTGGAATTCCGCGCGCGGCAGGTCGTCGAGGGTTTCATCGGCGGGATGCACCGCAGCCCTTATCACGGTTATTCCGTGGAGTTTGCGGAGCATCGCGAATATGTTCCGGGCGACGACCTGCGCCATCTCGACTGGCGCGTCTATGGAAAGTCCGATCGCTACTACGTGAAACAGTACGAGGAGGAGACCAACCTTCGTGCCCACGTGCTGCTCGACTGCTCCAGCTCGATGCGCTATCCGGAGCACGCGACTTCGACCGGGCGTATGACCAAGTTTGAGTATGCCGCGACGGTGGCGGCTTCGCTCGCCTACCTTTTGATTCACCAACAGGACGCCGTCGGGCTGATGCTCTTCGACGACGACCTACGATCGCACTTGCCGCCTTCGTCCAATCACGCGCACTTGCAAGCAATCCTCGCCCAACTCGAACGAGCGAGGCTCGAACGGCCTACGCAGACGCGGGCTTTGTTCACTAAACTGGCAGGCCAATTGCCGCGGCGGAGCATCGCCATCCTCATTTCGGACCTGCTTTCCGACGTGGAGGAAGTCGTCGAGGGGATCGAGATGCTGCGGCACGGCAATCACGAGGTGATCGTCCTGCACGTGCTCGACCACGACGAACGCGAGTTTCCGTTTCAGGACAATACGCTGTTTGAGGGGTTGGAGGCGCCGGATCTGGCCGTGACGGCCGATCCGCAGTCGCTGCGCAGCGAGTATCTCTCCGTGCTGGGAGCCTTCATCGAGCGTATCCGCACCGCCTGCACCAACAGCCGGATTGATTACGTGGGGCTGTCGACGGCCGATCCGCTCGACGTCGCTTTGCGCCGCTATCTGGCGCAGCGAGCGCATCTCATAAAGGCGCGGGCATGA
- a CDS encoding MoxR family ATPase, which yields MTQSDMSPDADLAAVQTLRDAYSRLRAEMGKIIVGQDAVLEELLVALFAGGHCILEGVPGLAKTLMISSLARCLSLSFNRIQFTPDLMPSDITGTEVIAEDKASGLRAFKFLPGPIFANVILADEINRTPPKTQAAMLESMQERQVTVGGVRHGLAPPFFVLATQNPIEQEGTYPLPEAQQDRFMFKIYIGYPSYDEEYEIATRTTVEQDHRVEQVLDAQQILHLQSLVRRVPAAPPIIRHALDLVRRTRPAEPEAPAFVRKHVAWGAGPRAVQFLVLGAKARAVLRGRHHVSTEDVRAIAPAILRHRVITNFAAQAESYSTDRIITDLLEQTPPHAGGLADDERIKDVINA from the coding sequence ATGACGCAATCCGATATGTCGCCCGATGCTGATCTTGCCGCCGTGCAAACGCTGCGCGATGCCTATAGCCGGCTCCGTGCCGAGATGGGAAAGATTATTGTCGGGCAGGATGCCGTGCTGGAGGAATTGCTCGTCGCGCTATTCGCAGGCGGGCATTGCATCCTTGAGGGCGTACCCGGACTGGCCAAGACGCTTATGATTTCCAGCCTCGCGAGGTGTCTTTCACTCTCGTTCAACCGCATTCAGTTCACCCCCGATCTCATGCCCAGCGACATCACCGGCACCGAGGTCATCGCCGAGGACAAGGCGAGCGGGCTGCGGGCGTTCAAGTTCCTGCCCGGGCCGATCTTCGCCAACGTCATCCTCGCCGATGAGATCAACCGCACGCCGCCCAAGACCCAGGCGGCGATGCTGGAATCCATGCAGGAGCGGCAGGTGACGGTCGGCGGCGTCCGGCACGGGCTCGCCCCGCCGTTTTTCGTCCTGGCGACGCAGAATCCGATCGAACAGGAAGGCACCTACCCCCTGCCCGAGGCGCAGCAGGACCGGTTCATGTTCAAGATTTACATCGGGTACCCGTCGTACGACGAGGAATATGAGATCGCGACGCGGACGACGGTCGAGCAAGACCATCGCGTTGAGCAGGTCCTGGATGCGCAGCAGATCCTGCACCTGCAGAGCCTAGTACGGCGCGTGCCCGCCGCCCCACCGATCATTCGTCATGCCCTCGATCTGGTCCGGCGGACACGACCGGCGGAGCCGGAGGCCCCCGCATTTGTGCGCAAGCACGTCGCGTGGGGCGCCGGACCGCGGGCGGTTCAGTTTCTCGTGCTCGGGGCCAAGGCGCGGGCCGTGCTTCGCGGGCGGCATCACGTGTCCACGGAGGATGTGCGGGCGATTGCGCCGGCGATCCTGCGGCATCGCGTCATCACGAACTTTGCGGCCCAGGCAGAGAGTTATTCCACCGATCGGATCATCACCGACCTGTTGGAACAGACGCCGCCTCATGCCGGAGGTCTCGCGGACGACGAGCGCATCAAGGACGTCATCAACGCCTAG
- a CDS encoding prenyltransferase/squalene oxidase repeat-containing protein: MRIDVSKRALLGRGWFCFCAALFAVSPLAAAPPSGRPPMVTEETEVAIQKALKYLVSRQSADGSFRDQGQMGTYPVTMTALSGLALASSGSTPTEGKYAPQLRKCLNYVLRSSQRNGLICRAGEEESRSMYGHGFGMLFLAEVMGTEQDPQSLEQIRSVLQRGVDLTAKSQSRLGGWLYTPDMNGDEGSVTVTQVQALRSTRNAGVAVPKRVIDRAMKYLEDSVQPDGGIAYRVGMTGSRPPITAAAVACWFNAGLYESPLARNALKFCKRNIAVGQATAGVWGHWYYAHLYLAQVMYLAGEDEWKNYYPRIRDHLLATQGEDGSWEGDSVGRVYGTAIALLILQLPYNNLPIMQR, from the coding sequence ATGCGTATAGACGTGTCCAAGCGAGCACTACTGGGGCGAGGGTGGTTCTGCTTTTGCGCTGCGCTATTCGCCGTCTCGCCTCTCGCGGCGGCGCCGCCTTCCGGTCGGCCGCCGATGGTGACGGAGGAGACGGAGGTCGCGATTCAGAAGGCGCTGAAATACCTGGTCTCGCGGCAGAGCGCGGACGGGTCGTTCCGCGATCAGGGGCAGATGGGGACGTATCCCGTCACCATGACGGCGCTCTCCGGGCTGGCGCTGGCGAGTTCGGGTAGCACGCCGACCGAGGGCAAGTATGCGCCGCAGCTTCGCAAGTGCCTGAACTACGTGCTCCGGTCATCGCAACGAAATGGACTCATCTGCCGGGCGGGCGAGGAGGAGTCCCGATCGATGTACGGCCACGGTTTCGGCATGCTCTTTCTCGCGGAGGTCATGGGGACCGAACAGGACCCGCAGAGCCTGGAGCAGATTCGCTCGGTCCTGCAGCGGGGCGTGGACCTGACCGCCAAGTCGCAGAGTCGGCTGGGCGGATGGCTCTATACGCCGGACATGAACGGCGACGAAGGCTCGGTCACTGTTACGCAGGTGCAGGCTTTGCGGTCTACCCGCAACGCGGGCGTCGCGGTGCCGAAGCGGGTGATCGATCGGGCGATGAAATACCTGGAGGATTCGGTTCAGCCGGACGGGGGGATCGCGTATCGCGTCGGGATGACCGGTTCGCGCCCGCCGATCACGGCGGCGGCGGTGGCGTGCTGGTTCAACGCGGGGCTGTACGAAAGCCCGCTGGCGCGAAACGCGCTGAAGTTCTGTAAGCGGAACATCGCCGTCGGCCAGGCGACGGCGGGCGTATGGGGGCACTGGTACTACGCGCACCTGTATCTCGCGCAAGTCATGTACCTGGCTGGTGAAGACGAATGGAAGAACTACTATCCAAGGATTCGCGATCACCTGCTCGCTACGCAGGGGGAGGACGGCTCGTGGGAGGGCGATTCCGTTGGGCGGGTATACGGAACGGCGATTGCGCTGTTGATCCTGCAATTACCGTACAACAACCTGCCGATCATGCAGCGGTAA
- a CDS encoding PQQ-binding-like beta-propeller repeat protein codes for MLALTPPRAVGFQQVFRGQPRVMAAALLPLSDRDAENWLKRAEEASARGDWKLAADTLARVIDQYGDKTVSMDEGKHFYSASRCALDQIGQWPEEGLATYRLLFDGEVRHRLERAIKGHQLDELRHIARKFPYTTPAPEAMNLLAAWLLDRRQAGEALDILHKLSALPRHTIPQEQILTKYCVAYALTGQKEAAERALTQLRELESSAAGAVSTDGPSRVRTLEAFLKSADEPLARGPEASGAWPIIGGPPSRGGQMPAIDPAFAPEDSWHDRLPGSERIQSRRIGRLIKTTSRPPVWQAVSDGRFLFVTCPEGLIARDLATFDFMWRIVPRSRARDTAVSQFRQRVGTETDNRDKLDELSTRTLWHDYRGAVSTAYGLVFTIEQSGTSGEVFPSRQGIISPDEFGMGVVPEPNSIRAFEADTGRAVWTKGRSGPVADELRAAHFYSVPVPLDAEGSHENADRPRLIAPYQLGDDYFLAVFRTDGSLIKSVLLGSGYSGLFPINAVLQPTVCDGAVYVPTGAGLLVALNADDLSLRWLTSYERAGASRQLWTDARRGLSVTAAPADEWLSSPAIIAGGLVLVAAPDSEYLVAYNQEDGQAKWSYPRGTLRYLVAADSRRAIVAGKYVIAIEVATGNVEWMFDRKPSTGRPAWAGDAVFVPTEDGLVRLDVRTGKEIGDPLSTRFALGNLLSIDGGLYSVTATDVTKFPDVDQSRLMAHQSLQRDPNDVGAMLRLAWLAVIEKQWDKAIDLLDRAEARVQVRSSATTQPAEGAGSATSELLARIARQRVTVLLRVAAESGDEANRTPDPGAPGRPLRGRLADRSRASLLDEAVRSAQQPSDLIRAGMALCELLAEQKKPAEAFRRVLELVRTVGDEPVALEPQLSATAAVLFRERLCGWWRAMSPSDRTQAAEDTRRLIESNLAGGEWSALAALADVLDLRPSGEDVGAMMPHAAWLDLQLGHRSLAGGDYESGYFYLERAAERNPRSDVAAEAMIRLAVVYSNPGEDLPAAPREALRVVTALEELGLARPLPEASRDVVGAAGRTISDAIVEIRKLLPRSMISQENNLPDVLRDTPKLTLAADTTVPAGLRPDVMAFHDPARPIDLFEQTFPIYMARQIRGLRYSADVPDRYFWAVDDDTPDGQGGWITNDRAFEETAQPATISNRVAVLAAHDSIFAVGLTTGQILWPPIAVTAEDESPPNPRVLSVGGMFVIAPDSSTLIGVAARACAGPSWRRRFVGPRIAQLAVVGQLIVAVDSAGDIVTVLDPVGGRVQRQFSMLPGAGGETREPVKESDTAKEARTDSVKTARRSRQGQNNVFQWLNRRRGEEEPEVDAAEPTVQHVSIVGSSVCRALSDHVIAKDITSGRMLWNTPMGGLVGGVVPFTSTRVGVYYAGTHIAILDAASGVVVKDIHTEGLRMPPLDATLDAASGSGDAQSASAVDAGRLLLFTQTTDDPPHYVLASFPLGEGQQPWRRDLGRLSTVNRRMLRASPDYVAFIEYFMVQETANLQQVRAFVRTGNVMNSPYVQVIDKRNNRSLLEESFSLNEHRPTDLPSGSNLITDVIVLNERIVAVGPDGYYVLAAETKPGGAEATGEEN; via the coding sequence ATGCTTGCGCTCACACCGCCGCGGGCCGTTGGATTTCAGCAGGTGTTTCGCGGTCAGCCGCGCGTTATGGCGGCGGCGCTGCTGCCCCTCAGCGACCGCGATGCGGAGAATTGGCTGAAGCGCGCGGAGGAGGCGTCGGCGCGCGGAGATTGGAAGCTGGCCGCCGACACCCTGGCCCGTGTCATCGACCAATACGGTGACAAGACGGTGTCCATGGATGAAGGCAAGCACTTTTATTCCGCCTCCCGATGCGCGCTCGATCAAATCGGGCAGTGGCCGGAGGAGGGTCTGGCGACCTATCGGCTGCTTTTCGACGGCGAAGTTCGGCACCGACTGGAGCGCGCGATCAAAGGGCACCAGCTCGATGAGCTTCGCCACATTGCACGCAAGTTTCCCTATACGACTCCGGCGCCGGAAGCCATGAATCTGCTGGCCGCGTGGCTCCTCGATCGTCGGCAGGCCGGCGAGGCGTTGGACATTCTGCACAAGCTCTCCGCCCTGCCACGCCATACGATCCCGCAAGAGCAGATCCTGACCAAGTACTGCGTGGCGTACGCGCTGACCGGTCAAAAGGAAGCGGCGGAACGGGCCCTCACGCAACTCAGGGAGCTGGAATCCAGTGCTGCGGGAGCCGTGTCCACGGACGGCCCCTCGCGCGTCCGGACCCTGGAGGCGTTTCTCAAGTCCGCGGATGAACCCCTGGCCCGCGGCCCCGAGGCCTCCGGGGCATGGCCCATCATCGGAGGTCCGCCCAGCCGTGGCGGTCAAATGCCGGCGATTGATCCCGCATTTGCGCCGGAGGACTCCTGGCACGACCGGCTGCCGGGAAGCGAACGCATCCAATCGCGTCGTATCGGCCGGCTGATCAAGACGACGTCACGCCCGCCGGTCTGGCAGGCGGTGAGCGATGGTCGCTTCCTGTTTGTCACTTGTCCCGAGGGATTGATCGCCCGCGATCTGGCGACTTTTGATTTCATGTGGCGGATCGTTCCTCGTTCGCGGGCGCGCGACACGGCGGTCAGCCAGTTTCGCCAGCGCGTGGGCACCGAAACGGACAATCGCGACAAGCTGGATGAGCTTTCGACTCGCACGCTTTGGCACGACTATCGCGGCGCGGTGTCGACGGCGTACGGATTGGTTTTCACGATCGAACAATCCGGAACCTCTGGAGAGGTCTTTCCGTCTCGTCAGGGCATCATCTCGCCCGACGAATTCGGAATGGGCGTCGTGCCGGAGCCCAACTCGATCCGCGCGTTCGAGGCCGATACCGGCCGTGCCGTCTGGACGAAGGGGCGATCGGGACCGGTGGCGGACGAACTTCGCGCGGCACATTTTTATTCGGTGCCGGTGCCGCTGGATGCGGAAGGATCTCACGAGAACGCGGACCGCCCGCGTCTGATCGCTCCTTATCAACTGGGAGACGATTATTTTCTCGCGGTGTTCCGTACCGATGGATCGCTCATCAAGTCCGTGCTCCTGGGGTCCGGATATTCCGGGCTCTTTCCCATCAACGCGGTGCTGCAGCCGACAGTGTGCGACGGCGCCGTCTATGTGCCCACCGGCGCCGGCCTCCTGGTGGCGCTCAACGCGGACGATCTCTCGCTGCGGTGGTTGACGAGCTATGAACGGGCCGGCGCCAGCCGTCAACTCTGGACAGACGCCCGGCGCGGGCTCTCCGTGACCGCTGCGCCGGCGGATGAATGGCTCAGTTCGCCGGCGATCATCGCAGGAGGACTGGTGCTCGTCGCGGCGCCCGACAGCGAATATCTTGTGGCCTACAACCAGGAAGACGGACAGGCGAAATGGTCGTATCCGCGCGGCACGCTTCGTTATCTGGTCGCTGCGGACAGCCGGCGTGCCATCGTCGCCGGGAAATACGTGATCGCCATCGAGGTGGCGACCGGCAACGTCGAGTGGATGTTCGATCGCAAGCCGTCCACCGGCCGTCCCGCGTGGGCGGGCGATGCGGTGTTTGTGCCCACCGAGGACGGGCTCGTGCGACTCGACGTGCGGACGGGCAAGGAGATCGGCGATCCACTGTCCACGCGATTTGCCCTGGGGAATCTCCTTTCCATCGATGGCGGTTTGTACAGCGTCACGGCAACGGATGTGACCAAGTTCCCGGATGTCGATCAATCCCGGCTGATGGCCCACCAGTCGCTGCAGCGCGATCCAAACGACGTGGGGGCGATGCTGCGGCTGGCGTGGCTGGCGGTGATCGAGAAACAATGGGACAAGGCCATCGACCTTCTCGATCGCGCGGAGGCCAGAGTCCAGGTGCGATCGTCCGCGACCACTCAACCGGCGGAGGGCGCCGGATCGGCCACCTCCGAGCTTCTGGCGAGAATCGCCCGGCAGCGCGTGACCGTGCTGCTCAGGGTTGCAGCCGAGTCCGGCGACGAGGCGAACCGAACTCCGGATCCCGGCGCGCCGGGACGGCCACTGCGGGGTCGGCTGGCGGATCGGAGTCGCGCGAGCCTGCTGGACGAGGCCGTGCGGAGCGCGCAACAACCGAGCGACCTGATCCGCGCGGGAATGGCCCTTTGTGAACTGCTCGCCGAGCAGAAAAAGCCCGCCGAGGCGTTTCGGCGCGTTTTGGAACTCGTGCGGACCGTCGGCGACGAGCCGGTCGCCCTGGAGCCGCAACTTTCGGCCACGGCCGCGGTGCTGTTTCGCGAGCGATTGTGCGGCTGGTGGCGCGCGATGAGTCCATCGGACCGAACGCAGGCGGCGGAGGACACGCGGCGGCTGATCGAGTCGAATCTCGCAGGGGGCGAGTGGTCAGCGCTTGCCGCCCTGGCCGATGTGCTGGACTTGCGGCCGTCCGGAGAGGACGTCGGCGCGATGATGCCCCATGCCGCATGGCTGGATTTGCAACTCGGCCACCGGTCGCTCGCGGGTGGTGATTATGAATCAGGGTACTTCTATCTCGAAAGGGCCGCCGAACGAAATCCGCGCAGCGATGTGGCCGCCGAAGCGATGATTCGACTCGCGGTGGTTTACTCCAATCCGGGAGAGGACCTCCCCGCTGCGCCTCGGGAGGCATTGCGCGTTGTTACGGCGTTGGAGGAACTCGGCTTGGCGCGCCCGCTGCCAGAAGCGAGCCGCGACGTCGTGGGCGCAGCCGGCCGGACGATCAGCGACGCGATCGTCGAAATACGGAAATTGCTCCCTCGGTCGATGATTTCGCAGGAAAACAATTTGCCCGACGTCCTGCGCGATACACCAAAACTTACGCTTGCCGCGGATACGACCGTACCGGCCGGGCTGCGGCCCGACGTCATGGCGTTTCACGATCCGGCGAGGCCGATCGACCTCTTTGAGCAAACGTTTCCCATTTACATGGCCCGACAGATCAGGGGGCTGCGTTATTCCGCGGACGTTCCGGACCGTTACTTCTGGGCTGTGGACGACGACACGCCCGATGGACAAGGCGGTTGGATTACCAATGACCGGGCTTTTGAGGAGACCGCGCAGCCCGCGACGATTTCGAACCGCGTCGCGGTCCTGGCGGCGCACGATTCAATTTTCGCGGTCGGCTTGACGACGGGCCAAATCCTCTGGCCGCCGATCGCGGTGACCGCCGAGGATGAGTCGCCCCCGAATCCGCGCGTGCTCAGCGTGGGAGGGATGTTCGTGATCGCTCCGGATTCATCCACGCTGATCGGCGTTGCGGCGCGGGCCTGCGCGGGGCCGTCGTGGCGGCGACGCTTTGTCGGGCCTCGAATCGCGCAGCTTGCCGTCGTCGGCCAACTCATTGTCGCGGTCGATTCCGCCGGGGACATTGTGACCGTCCTCGATCCCGTGGGCGGGCGCGTCCAGCGGCAATTTTCAATGTTGCCGGGTGCCGGCGGTGAGACTCGTGAACCGGTGAAAGAAAGCGATACGGCGAAAGAGGCTCGGACGGATTCCGTCAAAACGGCGCGAAGGAGCCGGCAAGGCCAGAATAACGTCTTTCAATGGTTAAACCGTCGGCGCGGCGAGGAGGAGCCTGAGGTCGATGCCGCAGAACCCACGGTCCAGCATGTCTCGATCGTCGGAAGCTCAGTCTGCCGCGCGCTGTCGGACCATGTGATTGCCAAGGACATTACCAGCGGCCGGATGCTTTGGAATACGCCCATGGGGGGCCTGGTCGGTGGGGTTGTTCCGTTCACGTCGACTCGGGTCGGCGTTTACTACGCGGGTACGCACATTGCAATTCTGGATGCCGCGAGCGGCGTCGTGGTGAAGGACATCCATACGGAGGGGCTGCGGATGCCGCCCCTGGACGCTACGCTGGACGCGGCGTCGGGGTCGGGAGATGCTCAGTCCGCGTCCGCCGTCGATGCCGGGCGATTGCTTCTCTTTACGCAAACGACCGACGACCCGCCGCACTACGTACTGGCGTCGTTCCCATTGGGCGAGGGCCAGCAGCCGTGGCGGCGCGATCTGGGGCGGCTGTCGACGGTCAATCGGCGGATGCTGCGGGCCTCTCCGGACTACGTGGCGTTCATCGAGTATTTCATGGTCCAGGAGACGGCCAACCTTCAGCAGGTTCGCGCCTTTGTGCGGACGGGGAACGTGATGAATTCGCCGTACGTGCAGGTGATCGACAAGAGGAACAACCGGTCGCTCCTGGAAGAGTCCTTCTCGCTGAACGAGCATCGGCCCACCGATCTGCCGTCCGGGAGTAATCTCATTACGGACGTCATCGTCCTGAATGAAAGGATCGTTGCGGTCGGACCCGATGGGTACTATGTTTTGGCGGCGGAAACGAAGCCCGGCGGGGCTGAAGCGACGGGCGAGGAGAATTGA